TGGGCCTATATGGTTACCGGTTTTTCGGAATGCGTGGACAGCTTCTTCGCATTCGGCCTGTTTGCCATTGCCCAGAAATCCGCCTTCTTCCCGCCTGCGCTGATCGACACGTTCGAGCCGGTGATGCAGGAGGAATGCCGCCACATCCTGCTGTTTGCCAACTGGCTGGCCTGGCACCGCGCCACCATGCCGTGGTGGAAGCGCCCGTGGTTCGAGGCGCGCGTGCTCGGCGTATGGTTCTTCCTGCTCTATGAGCGGCTGGGCATGGTCACCACGTTCGATGCCGATGGCAACAAGCATGAGCAGGACAACAACTTCACCGTCAACGGCACCAAGGAGGTGGCCGATGTCGATGTAAAGCTGCGTGACATGATCGATATCTGCCTGATCGAGAACGAGCGCCGCTTCTCGGGCTATGACCCGCGCCTTGTGCGGCCGAAGCTTGCGCCCAATCTTGCGCGCATCATCCGCTTCTTCCTGCCGCGCACGCCCGATTCAGCCAGCCTTGAAAGCCAGCCCGGCGCGGCGTAACCCGCTGCCGGAACATTCCCCGCCCGCTTGGCGCGGGCGGGGGAAAACGGGTTCAGCCCAGCGTGGGCACGGCGGGGCCTGCCCCGAAATCAAGCTGCCCCAGATAGGCTACGCGCTCACCGGGCACGATATCGCCAATCCGGCCGCCTTCGATGCGGGCATAGGCAAAGACCTTGCTTTCCTCCTCATCTGACGAGCCGATGGCAAGGCCGGTGAACGGCTTGCCTGCCGCATCCTTCAGTTGCCACACATCGCCGCGCACCACGGCATCGTATTTGTAGCGAAAGCCCGGCACGATTTTTGTCAGGAGCAGCGGCATGGCGGCGGTGACATCAATGGCCGTGCGCACGAAGGCGGTGCAGGCGTCATCGGGGGCGAAATAGCCGCGGGCATCCGCCGTCATCAGGATCAGCCCCGGCGTTGTGCCATTGGGGCCGACAAGGCGGCTGCGGATGACGATCTTCTGGTCATCGCGCGAGACCTCCGAGGCAAGCATCACGGTGCCAGCCGGTGCTGCGAGCAGGTCAGGCACCACGATGAGATCTGACAGGGGAAGGGTGGCGAGTCTGGTCATTTTTCATTCTCCATCGCGATGGTTGCCAGGGGATGACGGGAACGGACTGTGCGCTTCGTTACGTTTCATGACAACCATCCAGCCCTGCGGTTGTTACATGCTACATGATACGCACATGCCCCATGCGTGGCAGGAATATCCCGCCGTTCATGCATGCATGATAAACATTGGTAATATGGGGCCTGTGCCCCAATTTAAAAGACGGGTATGGAGACAGTTCCGTGCCTCATAGAGGGAGAGTAACCGCATGACGGGTCACATCAGGAAGGGACTAACGGCTGTCGCGCTCGGGCTGATCCTGGTCAGCGGGGCAGGCGGCGTGGCCCATGCCCGCAGTCACTCGGCCAGTGCGGCTCCCGGCGCCAGCAGTTATGTGCCCAGCCAGGATGAAGGCGATGGCGTAGGCATGCCGCCATCCTACAGCGCCCCCGAGACCGGTAATGGCGGTGGCGTGCCGCAATTCGGCAATGACAATGCGGAGGCCGACCAGATGAGCGGGGCGATGATGATGCCCGGCTCCGCGTCTGGCAGTGCCGCACCCGGCATGACCGATGGCAGCTACACCAATATGAACATTGGTGGCGAAGACAGCGCAATTCTGCCAGGCGTCAACTGACGGCTGGCCGGGGTGCCCACGGCCTTCTTATAGGTAATTTTGATTAGAGGCTGCCGGATGACCGCATCTTCTCTTCCCTCGCCGCCTGCGCATTACAGTTGGGAGACACGGTGGCTGCACTGGCTGACCGCCGTGCTCGTGCTCGAACAGTTCGTTGTGGGGCAGGTGGGCTGGCATCTCATGGCCCGCACGGCGGCATGGCGGCCTTTTCTGGTCGCGACGCATACCTCGCTGGGCGTGGTGCTGGCTACGGTGTTCATCATTCGTGTGGTATGGGCCATGACCGGTGGCCGGGCCATTCATTTCCCCATCGTGACAATGCAGGACCGCGTGGCGCGCAGCGTGCATCGCCTGCTCTATATGCTGCTCGGCGGTGAGATCGTGTTCGGCTACATGGCGCGCTGGTCTACCGGGCGGCCCGTCATGGCGTTTGGCGTGCCGATCAATTCGCCCCTGCCCATGCTGATGCACGGAACGCATTCCTTTTTCTCAGGATTACATCACTGGAATGCATGGTTACTGTTTTGCGTGGCGCTCTTTCATGGGTTTGCAGGATTTTACCATCTGTTCATTTATCGTGACCGAATTTTTCAGAGAATGTTACCTTGATGAGTGTGGATAAGGCGGGTTGTCCTAATAGCGCCTGCTAATGGTACAGAGCGCTTCTCTGTAAATAAAAAAATAGGAATATAAGCCTAAAAACCACTATTCTGGAATTTGTCTGCGGCGCTTTTAAATAGGAAATATCTTT
This is a stretch of genomic DNA from Komagataeibacter xylinus. It encodes these proteins:
- a CDS encoding cytochrome b; its protein translation is MTASSLPSPPAHYSWETRWLHWLTAVLVLEQFVVGQVGWHLMARTAAWRPFLVATHTSLGVVLATVFIIRVVWAMTGGRAIHFPIVTMQDRVARSVHRLLYMLLGGEIVFGYMARWSTGRPVMAFGVPINSPLPMLMHGTHSFFSGLHHWNAWLLFCVALFHGFAGFYHLFIYRDRIFQRMLP
- a CDS encoding ferritin-like domain-containing protein, which gives rise to MTKSLSDIYTTLPEARDPGAATPDAVAKADFNARHWSSPVAGPLKPGSPAHKKAVADMFRETFNPYKPSVIEWPELDAETLQRVTSLPIWDIAVQTEGKARLRMAAYARLIDDPDMKDALSRNAWEENRHKEVLSKMVEAYGIPLASEPPYIEPRDVEWAYMVTGFSECVDSFFAFGLFAIAQKSAFFPPALIDTFEPVMQEECRHILLFANWLAWHRATMPWWKRPWFEARVLGVWFFLLYERLGMVTTFDADGNKHEQDNNFTVNGTKEVADVDVKLRDMIDICLIENERRFSGYDPRLVRPKLAPNLARIIRFFLPRTPDSASLESQPGAA